tcgaaatatttaatttaggtattcattttaccccccatatattccggtgaGACGTAGCAGATGTTGACAAATAAAACGGATTTAACCCAAACAGTTCAGTAGTTTGTAGTTACGCATGGGCTTTTcaaacgaccctcgtattttCACACGGGCTTGGAATAGAGTGTTGGAAATCAAtgcataatatttttcaaattaattacGATACGAGATTTAAATGCTCTTAGGcgccgtgcacaaattacgtaacgcgataagggttgggaggggggtcgaggttgcgttactttctgtctaaagggtgtgtcacatcaaactgcatcacggaaaaaacgctgtagaaatttaatttttaggaattatatcttcagctttcgcttataatcagataagagtgtatagatcacgttggccatgcttcactgtcaatttttcgtaaatttggaaaaatgtcgtcgaacgaaaaagagcgccgtgaattaatcctgtgcactcatttcgagaatccggagttgtcacatcgggacatcgataagatgctgggaatcgtccaatccacggtcagcagagtactaaaatgatacttcgagaacctaaccatcgactggaaggtgaagaacggcaaaaatggatgctccgtcagtgaaaaagatcacaacggcgtagttaagcagtttagacgtgatccgagaagttcggtccgggatgtcgccaatatgctgaatttgtcaagttcattcgtccagcggaccaagcagcgggagggcctgcgtacatacaaggttcagaaagctcctaaccgcgacgaaaggcaaaacatggtggggaagacgcgagcccggaagctgtacaccgaaatgctgacgaagccgcattgcctggtaatggactacgaaacctacgtcaaagcggactttcgtcagctgccgggcctgttgttcctctccgcagaggacaaattcagcgttccggaggagattcgcaagcagaaactatccaagtttgccaaaaagtacatggtgtggcaagcgatctgctcttgcggaaagcggagcgcccgcttcgtgatgaccggcacggtaaacgggtaggtttaccttaaggagtgcctacagaagcgcttactaccactattgaagcagcacgagggcccgaccatcttctggccggatctcgcttcgtgccactattcaaaggacgtgttggagtggtacgaagccaacggggtcaccttcgtgccaaaggaaatgaacccgctcaacgcgccggagcttcgcccaatagagaaatattgggcgattatgaagcaggccctccggaagaacccaaaagttgtcaaatcggaggcggacttcaagagaaaatggatttctgttcaaaaaaaactacaacctgacgttgtacagaaccttatggacggggtaaagaggaaggtgcgagcatacgggcttgggctcgaagtatgaataaaaagaaaatgccaaaagttgtttaatagtttttattttactgtctaaaattttcaaaaggatcggtctcctgggcgaatttctacagcgttttttccgtgatacaatttgatgtgacacaccctttattagagatagaaaattgcgttacgaagggGGGTAGGGGGTCCCAAATCCggattttagcgttacgtaatttgtgcacgacgccttatcaAAATATGTGGTTTAACTCTAAACAACAGCACATATTGGTAACTATATTTACGAGAAATGGGAAAATCCCAAAAACATAGGCTTAATGATGAACGGGGACAAATACACCTGCAgtaataatttatatctcaaacaaTAATATTCAATGATTCAGCATGGTATTTCAAAGAATTTAACATCGTACGAAACAACAGATTAATCTATAACCTAGAAATCAACAAGTATTGGTCTATGTATGGGAGGAAGCTTTTATTTCAACCCTATTCTAACTGTCGAAAAATTTGTAATCATCTATATTCCAACGGATTGTTAGGGAGTGTCCATCGTTGTTGTaaaaatctcgtaaatccatcaagaAAAGACTGAGCAATAAACGCTCAAAATTGAACAATTATCGTTACTCGACCGATATTCaacttttcaatttgtaccctcaATATGTTTAACTTAACTTATAGAATAGTGACGTTCGACAGAACCAATATTCGAcgatttattgttttcatattccgcaAACCTCATGTTGAGTTTCTTTTCCAACTTCATCACCGACCGGTTCAGTTGCCGATCCTTTAAATGTCCCTCAGCGTCGACAGACTTCGAACAGGAAGGCCAAATCTAAAACTACCAACATCCAGCAGTTGATCGGACGTAGTCCAGGTAGTACCGCTGGGTTGGAACAAGTGGAGGAACCGACGGATTTCGCaaccgactccgactccgatcCTGCGTGGACGCCCCAAGAAAAAGTATGTTATAATATAAAtcgacactttttttttttgcttccatTACTTCAAAACtgttctttctctctttttgtCTGTCGATTATCGAAACATTCGTCCTTTCATCTAATAGCAGGAAGATGATGAAGAAGAACAAGATATGATGGGACGCAAGAAAGCGAAAAAGCCCAAAAATGTTGTAGGAAACCCACGTGGCAAACAACAACGGCCACGATCAAACATCTTATCAGGTGTGTactaaaaaaactgaaaaaaatagctCACTATCATTCTCTCCTATTTGTCAGAAAAAAATCCATACTTCATTTATCTGATTACCATTCCATGCTGTGTATATatttcattgttgaatgcttgttATTTCTGTATTGTTTCGTATGAAATCTTTGTCATTGTGCATATGTGCTCtttttacccattttatgtaTGAAAACAAACGCCAACACCATTCAAACGATATCCCATCTATTTCTCATCCCGTCGTGCCATGCCACCtcaaatgttcaaaaatcatcGCCAAACATACTCGGACCACTAACCCAACCGAAATAATGCCGCATTGAAACTCTTTAAATCACCAAACCAATGGTAATTGCCATCACAATTATAATGCTACTCGTATATTCCATTACGATCACATGCTCACGGTTTTGAATATCGAGAAACTTAACGCTGAGTGTATATACTTTTCTAGTGGCAGCTGCCGGTGCCGGAATTGCAGATTATGATTACGAAAGTGAAGAGGGGAATAATGCGCTAACGGCGGGAACAGGTAGAGGGGGACCGACTTCGGCAGGTATTATTCATCCTATCAGCAATCCGTCAccccagcaacagcagcaacaacatcatcagcagcagcagcagcagcaacagcaacagcttCAGCAACCTTCAATACAACAACCAATGATTCAACAGCAGCTGCAGCATCAACAAATAATTCAacaccaacagcagcaacatcagcaacaacagcaacagcaaatATACCAACAGACAACGGCTATCGGTGGTAATCAAATCATACAGAATCAATACattcagcagcagcaacagcaacaccaACAAATTCAGCAGTATAATTCCGGAGCCATGGTTAACCAACAACAGCCTCAATCACATTCGCAGCAACAACAAGCCGTCAACAGCAACGATGAGTTTCAGGTATTTGTTTAACATATAGTTGCGGATATTAGCATGGATGTCAATCTAATGTACATCGTTATAGACTGGCGACTTCGTTGTAATCCGCTCGGAACTAGTACAGGACTATCCTTCCATCTGGAGGGTGGACGGAAAAACACTACTGCAGAAGTACGAGCCTTTCGATCAGAACGGCAAAACGCTTCATCGCAATGTATCGACGGTGAGTTTGACGCGTACCTATTTGATTCTCTATATTCGACTGGTTGATTTCCAATTCCCAGTATGCTGCATGGAATGCCGAAAGTAAAAAGCTGTACGTGAAAATACCGGTCCGTTTTCGGGTGCACAACCACATGGAATCGGTGGTTGAGTTCATGCGGAACGAGATGTCCATCGACGACACCGAGCAGTTCCTGGAGAAGTCGATGAACGAAACTAAAATCTATCAGGATGTGTTCGAAGTGTACATTCAAACATTGATATCGCAAGCGCTTGATTCCAACTTCTTGAAGGAGATCTTCCAAGAGCAAGGTAATTTGACCTACATGGAATGTACTCGTTGACTGTTTGATTTATTCCTCTGTTCATAGACGACTACTTCCTGTCGCGGGTACAGACGATCGATAGTCTCACAGACGATCGGAAGCGACGATTAATTCAGATAACGCCGTGGTCTCGGAATATGATCACCTCAATAGCAACGTTCCCCGCGTACGATATCATGACCGAGCTTGGCCATACCAACATGAATCATCCGGTGTGTGTCGCGTGCCATCAGCCAGGAATTTCGGTCCGAATTGTACTGCAGGGCCAAACCTACAATACCGCAACGTTGGCTCCATGCCAACTTCAGGACACTCGCATTCAGTACGAGAAAAACTTCCTTCTCTGTCGCATTTGTTCGTCGCGATTCGAGCTGTTGCACAAGATTTGCCACCAGAAGTACATGATGTTTGTGGAATGCGCAAAGCGCGTCAACCAACAGATTTCACATGATTCGTCCAAAGCTGCAACCATTATTCTAAACGAACTGTTAGCAGATGAACACTGGCTGACGATGGTGGGTTTTGACATAGTATTCATTGCATTGTGATAATCATCAAATCGTTTTAATTTTTCACAGCTTTTCAAAGAGGTTCGCGGAATTTGGGCCGAGATCGAAAATATGGAACGTCAATACCGATTCCATGTGGCCTCACAATGAGGAAAGGATATTAAAATGCAATAAAATTTAAGCATACTGTAGAAGCACCGAGTATGCCCATAGGACAAAACGTCCTGTAAGTCATCCAAGATGAACGTAGAATGCATAACTGCAACAAGTGAAAAGAGCCCATATTATCCTTTTTTTATGAGAACGTACGATAGTCATTATCTCCCCCCTTAGTGCTCCCCATATGTAGGTTTAACGATACACTCATACACTCACAATACTAACAAAAGAAACCACATTTAAAGGAGCCGAGCTTGTGAACGGCAAGCTAAACTAGTATTTGTAGTAGGATTTAAACATACAAACGAGATATAGCAAATAGCAGCAGCAGCCttactttggaaaaatattctaTTTTTGAATTCACAGCTGTTTTTAAGTTGCTCGGTCAAGTATTTGCTTCCATTCTCCATTTGCTACACATGTATAATTTTTCATCTTTGTACTAGACTCTGGATAGGGATAGCTTTTGTTACGAAAATTCTTTTCTCGGATGAACTGAACGCGAGCGTAAATACTGAATTCGCTTATCGTTAGGTATTTTTATacgaaaacaaaacagaaatcCTAAACTCGTCTATGTCCtgtaaaaagtatagtatataAAACCAAGAAACTCAAGATAACTATGAGCAGGAGACTGTGAGGGACCTTTCTTTCCGATGATGTATCACTCCCCCAGACATTCAGCATAGCTGGTATAAATAGAGCTTTTATTATAATAATGATAAACTTAACAATTAACTATATAGTTCACTGTTGATCGCAGAATTCACATTCGTCCCTTCTCTAATCAACCAACCCAGCATAATTCACTTATTTACAACCTTCAGCTGTCCGTTCTCTACGATATCAATCTTGATGTCTCTCATGTTAATATTCTCGAAGAAGAGACCTTTCTTCGTAACACCAACCGTGCTCGTCTTCACTGCCGTATCGGGATAATTGTTCGGAGCATTGGCCAGTTCTTTCGCGAAACTGACATACGATTTATCAGCTGACCCGTCACACGGCTGTCCATTTTGTGCTGCACCGAGCTGCTCTCGTTCTGCTTCCCTCTGCTCTGCTTGTTCAAGATCCGTGAGGATGCGGAAAACGGGTTTGGTAACTGGTGATGAGTAGGGGCTATCACTGGATTTAGCTTGCCGAGAGGTGTAACGACCGAGCGTAAAGCTTGCCTTTGGATGGGAAATCAAAAGCTTTTTCGAGTGTGTATTGCTTTCAATATTCGGAGATTTGATGGGAGCAGTTTTGCCGAACTTACTGTCTAGAATGACAGTTCTGGTTGTTGGCGGTATTGGGGAACTTTGATTGCTTTTCGAAGGAATCGAGTTACTGGACTGTGGTGACAGTTGAGCTGATTGCGATGGTTCTACTAACAGAACTGGGCTTTTTGTGACTGTTTTTGGTCCATCAACAATATCTATATGTGAAACATAGCTTCCTTGTCGTGTAAGGGTCTTTATTCGAGAAGGTCTTATGGCTGCATATCCACTTTTCACCTCTGGTGATAGTATTTCATTCCTAACGCTACCGCTCCGGTTCACGTTGACATCGATTTTCAGCGGACCAAGGGGCTTAACCTTCCTCAAGGTGCCATACAGAGCAGCTCTCGAATTCTCAAACGTGCTAATTTCTACTTTTAGTGGTTCTTTAAGTTCCTTTTTCAGCAGATCATCCTTTTTCGTATTATTGAAATGCATTGCTCGTTGCGGCTTAGCTGGCGGTCTTTGTAAATCGGTGGTGTTTACAAGGTCCAACTTTTTCGTACTCATATCAGCTTTCTCATCAATGCTCGGTCCGTACCTAGAAAGTGTTTTCAACAGGACAGGGCTGGATAGAGCTGGTTTATCATCAACTATATTTTTCCGTGCAGGAGTAGGTGACAACTTCGGTGGGTTAGTGTTGAGCTTCAATTTAACCTCCGTTCGATTATTTTGCATCGTTTTCTCGATCTCCAGCTGTTTTGTGCAATCGCCTCGCTCAACGTCTTGTACTTTGACCTTGCGACTTAGTGTGTTTCGTAGTTCGTTCTGAAGAGCGTCCTTCATTTCACCAGCGGCTTCAGAACACTCGCTTGTGGACTGCAACGACGGTGTGGATGGTGTCGATTTCATGCCCTGAAATGGTGATACAAAGAGGAATGTTGAGTATATTGAGTGTTTCACGACGTCGTTCGAATAACTGAATGCTGTTAACTTAGTCAAGCCGTAGGTGACGAATGATAATATAATCTAATCTTTCTTCGTTCTCATATCATGTCGGTATTTTTTGCTTGGAGTCTCCTACattcaatcacacacatatAAAAACAATCAACATGATATTACTCACTAATCATCAAATGTGCCTCTAcaatgtttcatttgtttcggaattggattaaagggtgtgtcacatcaaattgcatcacggaaaaaacgctgtagaaatttattttttaggaattatatcttcagctttcgcttataatcagataagagtgtatagatcacgttggccatgcttcactgtcaatttttcgtaaatttggaaaaatgtcgtcgaacgaaaaagagcgtcgtgaattaatcctgtgcactcatttcgagtatccggagttgtcacatcgggacatcggtaagatgctgggaatcgtccaatccacggtcagcagagtactaaaacgatacttcgagaacctaaccatcgaccggaaggtgaagaacggcaaaaatggatgctccgtcagtgaaaaagatcacaagcgcgtagttaagcagtttagacgtgatccgagaagttcggtccgggatgtcgccaatatgctgaatttgtcaagttcattcgtccagcggaccaagcagcgggagggcctgcgtacatacaaggttcagaaagctcctaaccgcgacgaaaggcaaaacatggtggggaagacgcgagcccggaagctgtacaccgaaatgctgacgaagccgcattgcctggtaatggactacgaaacctacgtcaaagcggactttcgtcagctgccgggcctgttgttcctctccgcagaggacaaattcagcgttccggaggagattcgcaagcagaaactatccaagtttgccaaaaagtacatggtgtggcaagcgatctgctcttgcggaaagcggagcgcccgcttcgtgatgaccggcacggtaaacgggtaggtttaccttaaggagtgcctacagaagcgcttactaccactattgaagcagcacgagggcccgaccatcttctggccggatctcgcttcgtgccactattcaaaggacgtgttggagtggtacgaagccaacggggtcaccttcgtgccaaaggaaatgaacccgctcaacgcgccggagcttcgcccaatagagaaatattgggcgattatgaagcaggccctccggaagaacccaaaagttgtcaaatcggaggcggacttcaagagaaaatggatttctgttcaaaaaaaaactacaacctgacgttgtacagaaccttatggacggggtaaagaggaaggtgcgagcatacgggcttggactcgaagtatgaataaaaagaaaatgccaaaagttgtttaatagtttttattttactgtctaaaattttcaaaaggatcggtctcctgggcgaatttctacagcgttttttccgtgatacaattttatgtgacacaccctttattagagatagaaaattgcgttacgaagggGGGTAGGGGGTCCCAAATCCggattttagcgttacgtaatttgtgcacgacgccttatcaAAATATGTGGTTTAACTCTAAACAACAGCACATATTGGTAACTATATTTTATCGTCGTAGTTGTTCTAAATTTACCATTTTAAAACGAGAAATGGGAAAATCCCAAAAACATAGGCTTAATGATGAACGGGGACAAATACACCTGCAgtaataatttatatctcaaacaaTAATATTCAATGATTCAGCATGGTATTTCAAAGAATTTAACATCGTACGAAACAACAGATTAATCTATAACCTAGAAATCAACAAGTATTGGTCCATGTATGGGAGGAAGCTTTTATTTCAACCCTATTCTAACTGTCGAAAAATTTGTAATCATCTATATTCCAACGGATTGTTAGGGAGTGTCCATCGTTGTTGTaaaaatctcgtaaatccatcaagaAAAGACTGAGCAATAAACGCTCAAAATTGAACAATTATCGTTACTCGACCGATATTCaacttttcaatttgtaccctcaATATGTTTAACTTAACTTATAGAATAGTGACGTTCGACGGAACCAATATTCGAcgatttattgttttcatattccgcaAACCTCATGTTGAGTTTCTTTTCCAACTTCATCACCGACCGGTTCAGTTGCCGATCCTTTAAATGTCCCTCAGCGTCGACAGACTTCGAACAGGAAGGCCAAATCTAAAACTACCAACATCCAGCAGTTGATCGGACGTAGTCCAGGTAGTACCGCTGGGTTGGAACAAGTGGAGGAACCGACGGATTTCGCaaccgactccgactccgatcCTGCGTGGACGCCCCAAGAAAAAGTATGTTATAATATAAAtcgacacttttttttttgcttccatTACTTCAAAACtgttctttctctctttttgtCTGTCGATTATCGAAACATTCGTCCTTTCATCTAATAGCAGGAAGATGATGAAGAAGAACAAGATATGATGGGACGCAAGAAAGCGAAAAAGCCCAAAAATGTTGTAGGAAACCCACGTGGCAAACAACAACGGCCACGATCTAACATCTTATCAGGTGTGTactaaaaaaactgaaaaaatagctCACTATCATTCTCTCCTATTTGTCAGAAAAAAATCCATACTTCATTTATCTGATTACCATTCCATGCTGTGTATATatttcattgttgaatgcttgttATTTCTGTATTGTTTCGTATGAAATCTTTGTCATTGTGCATATGTGCTCtttttacccattttatgtaTGAAAACAAACGCCAACACCATTCAAACGATATCCCATCTATTTCTCATCCCGTCGTGCCATGCCACCtcaaatgttcaaaaatcatcGCCAAACATACTCGGACCACTAACCCAACCGAAATAATGCCGCATTGAAACTCTTTAAATCACCAAACCAATGGTAATTGCCATCACAATTATAATGCTACTCGTATATTCCATTACGATCACATGCTCACGGTTTTGAATATCGAGAAACTTAACGCTGAGTGTATATACTTTTCTAGTGGCAGCTGCCGGTGCCGGAATTGCAGATTATGATTACGAAAGTGAAGAGGGGAATAATGCGCTAACGGCGGGAACAGGTAGAGGGGGACCGACTTCGGCAGGTATTATTCATCCTATCAGCAATCCGTCAccccagcaacagcagcaacaacatcatcagcagcagcagcagcagcaacagcaacagcttCAGCAACCTTCAATACAACAACCAATGATTCAACAGCAGCTGCAGCATCAACAAATAATTCAacaccaacagcagcaacatcagcaacaacagcaacagcaaatATACCAAC
The Toxorhynchites rutilus septentrionalis strain SRP chromosome 2, ASM2978413v1, whole genome shotgun sequence genome window above contains:
- the LOC129771243 gene encoding uncharacterized protein LOC129771243; the encoded protein is MKSTPSTPSLQSTSECSEAAGEMKDALQNELRNTLSRKVKVQDVERGDCTKQLEIEKTMQNNRTEVKLKLNTNPPKLSPTPARKNIVDDKPALSSPVLLKTLSRYGPSIDEKADMSTKKLDLVNTTDLQRPPAKPQRAMHFNNTKKDDLLKKELKEPLKVEISTFENSRAALYGTLRKVKPLGPLKIDVNVNRSGSVRNEILSPEVKSGYAAIRPSRIKTLTRQGSYVSHIDIVDGPKTVTKSPVLLVEPSQSAQLSPQSSNSIPSKSNQSSPIPPTTRTVILDSKFGKTAPIKSPNIESNTHSKKLLISHPKASFTLGRYTSRQAKSSDSPYSSPVTKPVFRILTDLEQAEQREAEREQLGAAQNGQPCDGSADKSYVSFAKELANAPNNYPDTAVKTSTVGVTKKGLFFENINMRDIKIDIVENGQLKVVNK